Proteins encoded by one window of Prevotella nigrescens:
- a CDS encoding helix-turn-helix domain-containing protein, with amino-acid sequence MREINNDFIKAKNPYGFSIDSDLLLYDQTTGLPSLTETSKMRCLLLAICTEGEVEYTVDTVVHKVSTNDILIVSEGQVMGDYKMTPDTKGVCLFLSYDFFQEVVSNIREFTTLFLFARRHPVFHTESHMAKELLNYIQAVKLKILDLDHEFRRELVATMLKVLIYDMCNVIYRIQQVEKTGKSRGETIFADFIRLVEKEYRSERRVSWYAEQLYISPKYLSETIKHVSKRTPSEWIDYYVMMEIRVLLKNSKMSIKQIAEELHFPNQSFLGKYFKDRYGKSPSQFRKS; translated from the coding sequence ATGAGAGAAATTAATAATGATTTCATTAAAGCTAAAAACCCCTATGGTTTCAGTATAGATAGTGACTTGTTATTATACGACCAGACAACAGGATTACCCTCGCTTACCGAAACTTCTAAAATGAGGTGTCTCTTGTTGGCTATCTGTACAGAAGGTGAAGTAGAATATACAGTAGACACTGTGGTACATAAGGTTTCTACGAACGATATTCTAATCGTTAGCGAAGGGCAGGTTATGGGCGACTATAAGATGACGCCTGACACAAAAGGAGTTTGTTTGTTTCTGTCGTATGATTTTTTTCAAGAAGTGGTAAGTAACATCAGAGAATTTACAACGCTCTTTCTTTTTGCACGGCGTCACCCTGTTTTCCACACCGAGTCCCACATGGCGAAAGAATTACTTAACTACATTCAAGCTGTTAAGTTGAAAATACTCGATCTCGATCACGAATTCCGTCGCGAATTGGTAGCTACAATGCTGAAAGTACTTATATACGATATGTGCAATGTTATTTATCGTATACAACAAGTAGAGAAAACTGGAAAGTCGAGAGGAGAAACCATATTTGCCGATTTTATACGATTGGTGGAAAAGGAATATCGTTCCGAACGTCGTGTAAGTTGGTATGCCGAGCAACTTTACATTTCTCCCAAGTATCTGTCGGAAACAATCAAGCATGTCAGTAAGCGCACACCAAGCGAATGGATAGATTATTATGTGATGATGGAGATACGGGTATTATTGAAGAATAGTAAGATGAGCATTAAACAAATAGCTGAAGAGCTGCACTTCCCTAACCAAAGTTTCTTGGGAAAGTACTTCAAGGATCGTTATGGCAAGAGTCCATCACAGTTTAGAAAAAGTTAA
- a CDS encoding leucine-rich repeat domain-containing protein, which yields MKKERISFILMLFSIFFFSACSDKEEIDNSFKITVTPPTLMLKVGETAFITVNDVPEGADVIWKSSDEKVAKVDNGKVEALEKGTAKITIIAKKGDISSKAQCEVIIKEDPQNQTIKFADAYLKKRLLDIPDLDADKDGNISIKEAKTIHKLNFSYAAGETTTDENTIKSLEGLQYFENLDTLTLNYNRVTDATPISNLNKLSQLHIGCNPIKSIDVSHLKELKDLRIFKCEIEKLNLANNSKLQILDIHNTNIKQLDFTPLKELVTIVARSTKLTSIRLTDMPKLTGIDLRQGILQEFIANNLPQIEKLYIEQNKISRLELNNLPKLQHLVAYENKISKIDFNLPKLMFLTAYDNEISQADFSKMPMLFRCYISNNLLKKIDFSKNKFIGQIEILQMPNLEVIDLKNDSFMDNHEYDILYNNPKLNRIHVDTGEEEAYVRGLAKNFPNIIINAD from the coding sequence ATGAAAAAAGAAAGAATTTCATTCATCTTAATGCTCTTCAGCATTTTCTTCTTCTCGGCTTGTTCGGACAAGGAAGAAATAGATAATTCATTTAAGATTACTGTTACTCCTCCTACTTTAATGCTTAAAGTAGGAGAAACAGCATTTATAACAGTCAATGATGTCCCTGAAGGTGCAGACGTAATATGGAAATCCTCAGACGAAAAAGTTGCCAAAGTTGATAATGGCAAGGTAGAAGCTTTAGAAAAAGGAACTGCCAAAATTACGATTATTGCCAAGAAAGGCGATATTTCTTCTAAAGCACAATGCGAAGTAATAATTAAAGAAGACCCTCAAAACCAAACTATCAAGTTTGCTGATGCTTATTTAAAGAAACGGTTGTTAGATATTCCAGACTTAGATGCTGACAAGGATGGCAACATCTCAATCAAAGAAGCAAAGACTATACACAAGCTGAACTTCAGTTATGCAGCAGGAGAGACCACCACTGATGAGAATACCATCAAGAGCTTGGAGGGTTTACAATACTTTGAAAACCTCGACACACTTACCTTAAACTACAATAGAGTTACCGATGCTACTCCCATCAGCAACTTAAATAAGCTTTCACAACTGCATATAGGCTGCAACCCCATCAAGTCGATTGATGTTTCACACCTCAAAGAATTGAAAGATTTACGCATTTTCAAATGTGAAATAGAAAAACTGAACCTCGCCAACAATTCCAAGTTGCAGATATTAGACATTCACAATACAAACATAAAGCAGTTGGATTTTACTCCTTTAAAAGAGCTTGTAACAATTGTTGCGCGTTCTACAAAACTCACCAGTATACGCTTAACAGATATGCCAAAGCTTACAGGCATTGACCTCCGTCAAGGTATTCTACAGGAATTCATTGCCAACAACCTGCCACAAATTGAGAAATTATATATAGAGCAAAATAAAATCAGCAGGCTTGAACTCAATAACTTGCCAAAATTGCAGCATCTTGTTGCATACGAAAATAAAATAAGCAAAATTGATTTCAATTTGCCTAAACTGATGTTCCTTACCGCTTACGATAATGAAATCAGCCAAGCCGACTTCAGTAAGATGCCTATGCTCTTCCGTTGCTATATCAGCAATAATCTTCTCAAAAAGATTGACTTCAGCAAAAATAAGTTTATCGGGCAAATAGAAATACTTCAAATGCCTAACTTGGAAGTCATCGACCTAAAAAATGACAGTTTTATGGACAACCACGAATACGATATTCTATACAATAACCCAAAACTAAATAGAATACATGTGGATACTGGCGAAGAGGAAGCGTATGTAAGAGGATTAGCAAAAAACTTCCCCAATATTATAATCAATGCAGATTAA
- the ftsZ gene encoding cell division protein FtsZ gives MADNNMKKEILDFGEAEQNSIIKVIGVGGGGGNAVNHMYREGIHDVTFVLCNTDAQALNDSPVPIHLQLGKEGLGAGNKPEKAREAAEETIDDIKDMLNDGTRMAFITAGMGGGTGTGAAPVIAKVSKDMGILTVGIVTIPFRFEGNKKIDQALDGVEEMSKHVDALLVINNERLREIYPEMSVLNAFGKADDTLSVAAKSIAEIITVHGLINLDFNDVKTVLKDGGVAIMSTGYGEGEGRVKQAIEDALNSPLLNDNDIYNSKKILLSINFSSDNNDNPGLTMEEMSDVNEFMSHFGNGFELKWGLALDPDLDKKVKVTILATGFGIKDVEGMDSLIKKHSLEEAARIAEQEEHQMTLDDRRGRFYGGSKSTKSKRRPHIYIFSQEDLDNEDIILAIENTPTYKRTKQMIKDLKATPEKKDDVQEEEVQGVISFV, from the coding sequence GCATCATCAAGGTTATCGGTGTTGGTGGTGGTGGTGGCAATGCCGTGAACCACATGTATCGTGAAGGCATACACGACGTAACATTCGTTTTGTGCAATACTGACGCACAAGCACTCAACGACTCTCCTGTCCCCATACATCTACAACTTGGCAAAGAAGGATTAGGAGCCGGCAACAAACCCGAAAAGGCAAGAGAGGCAGCTGAAGAAACTATCGACGATATAAAAGATATGCTAAACGATGGTACCAGAATGGCATTTATAACCGCTGGAATGGGTGGCGGCACTGGCACCGGTGCAGCTCCGGTTATTGCGAAAGTAAGCAAAGACATGGGCATTCTTACCGTTGGCATCGTAACAATTCCATTCCGTTTTGAAGGAAACAAAAAGATAGACCAGGCACTCGATGGCGTAGAAGAAATGTCGAAGCACGTAGACGCCCTGCTGGTGATAAACAACGAGCGTCTGCGCGAAATATATCCCGAGATGAGCGTGCTCAATGCTTTCGGAAAGGCGGACGATACACTAAGTGTTGCTGCCAAGAGTATTGCAGAAATTATCACCGTGCACGGACTCATCAATCTCGACTTCAACGATGTAAAAACAGTGCTGAAAGATGGTGGCGTTGCCATCATGAGTACTGGTTATGGTGAAGGCGAAGGCCGTGTAAAGCAAGCTATCGAAGATGCTTTGAACTCTCCGTTGCTCAACGACAATGACATCTACAACTCCAAGAAGATACTTCTTTCTATCAATTTCAGTAGCGACAACAATGACAATCCTGGCTTGACGATGGAAGAGATGAGCGATGTTAACGAATTTATGAGTCACTTTGGCAACGGATTCGAACTGAAATGGGGATTGGCACTTGACCCAGACCTTGACAAGAAAGTGAAAGTAACTATCCTTGCAACAGGTTTCGGCATCAAAGATGTAGAGGGAATGGATAGTCTTATCAAAAAACATTCGCTGGAAGAGGCAGCACGCATTGCCGAACAAGAAGAACACCAAATGACATTAGACGACCGCAGAGGACGCTTCTATGGTGGAAGCAAGTCTACAAAGTCGAAACGTCGCCCACACATCTACATCTTCTCGCAAGAAGACTTGGACAATGAGGACATAATTCTCGCCATCGAAAACACACCAACATACAAGCGCACAAAGCAAATGATAAAGGATTTGAAGGCTACGCCAGAGAAGAAAGACGATGTCCAGGAAGAAGAAGTCCAGGGTGTCATCAGCTTTGTATAA